A region of the Clavelina lepadiformis chromosome 9, kaClaLepa1.1, whole genome shotgun sequence genome:
TCCCTCGGCGCTTACAAGGAAACTGTCAATCAACAAGATTGAAGATCTGAGTATTCGAAAAGATTTCACTGTTTGGTGCTACAGAAAACACTTTTTCTGTTCGCACTGTTAGTTTGAAACAAGACGTAACGACGACGATGTGTTCCTCACGTAATCGCCGTAAACGTAATAAATATGCGTAACAATGCCTCCATTGTTGTGCATCTATCTTCATCTGGTCTCGCTCCGAAGCATAACGAAAATTTTCACACGATGCCGATTCCAGTGAAAAGTAAATCAACTGATTGATGAAAAGATAAGCTATTACGTACGTCATAATACTTAGTCCgcgttgaaaaaataatttaagacTTTATAGCTGCACAAACGATTGTTAAGACAGGCCCACTGTAACAGTGTAACGCTGCAGGCTGCATTGTACAACGAATACAACATCCAACGACAACACACTTTTCGAAAACGGATCCGTATTTTTCCAACAAATGTGTGTTTTCTTCGCCTAGCAGAAACGGATAACTTTTCCGTGATCGCCCGTCTTTTTAAGGGGGTTCCAACTGGTTACAACAGTTATCAGTTCAACGCCCCTCTATTCTTCCTTGCCTTGGTATCTTGGCATAACGGCAAAATGCGTAATTTCCATTGATCCTTGACCTTTGAGGTCACCCAGCTGCAGAGCACCAGTCATAACGTAACCGTGCTCAAAATCGTCCTTTGTGACGCGGGCGGTCAAGTGAAGACGAAAGTCCGGGTATTCGTTGCGTTTGAAACGGCCGAGGATTGTGAGGGTCCCGTCCCGGTTTTGGACGATCTTTCCCACCGCCGAAATGCTTTGTCGGCCTCCTGCTCGGATTTCGGTTACGGTGCAGTATCGCTTCCACCACCTACAAAACAGAAATAGCTGTGATATAATCGATGCCGTTCAAGATTAAGTATTGCTACAAAAAACACTGTACATAACAATAACTTACCATGTGAATATAGTGCGAACAGTTAACGTATATACAAAGCAATGAAAAACTTACATTGCTGATTTCGACGGTTTAAATTAATATTCAGAAAATTTAATACGTGCAGAAGTTCTCACCTGTTGATCTTAATACTCCATTGTATTCCAGGAGCATTTCTCGCCCATTCTTCCTCTGGGAAGAGGAGGATACGGCTGCTGGAAGCTTTCCCGCTTTGATGTAGGAGTTTATGGCACTTCTGCGCCAAACTGGCGTCATAATAACAATCGCTGTTCTCCAAATTTGAATCGTACACATCGCACGGTAACTCCACATCGTTACTGCCTCTCGATGACGTCGATTTTACGTCACTCTCGTGATGTGTGACGCCATCGTGGATGCATCCAAGTGATGTCAGAGTGCTGGGATGATGGTTTTCAGATTCGGTCATGTGGCGCTCCTGTCTTTTCGCCAGCAGTTTGGCTCGCTTGTTCAAGTGACACTGCTTTTCTTTAGGCTTGTAACAATCATCCAGAGCTCCTCGAGACACGTCAAAGTTATTCGAAATGGAAAGTTCTTTGAgcactcccatcgttttttcgAGCAATTAGTCTAGACTTAAcgcataaaaatttaatgaacCTGCAACGCAAAATGGAGAAGTTAATAATCTCACTGCTTCGAGCTTTTAAGTGAGTTCTAGGATTTCCGCGCTAAAATCTATTAACAGTAACTCAATAACGTTGTCAGGCTAAAACCTAAGACAAAAAAGTGATTTATATTGCCACGTCCAACACAGCTTGCCCGGCATTGAATTTGATACGTCTGGGATCAGGCAAACAGCCTTCTCAACTGTGCGCTACAGTGATGCGGACTTCGTTTATATATATAGGAAAACGAATTTCACTTCTTCTGCTAATCGCGCaactttgtgacgtcataatcgatCAGTTTGTTGTCTCGCTCCATTACAAGTCAATGACGTACACTCCTCTGGGGTTGGGTTCGTCACGGGGTTCCCAGAATTATCAATCAGCTCCACAATCTCAACCTTTATAATGCAAAGCGGAAGCAGTTTGTCAATCGCGGAACGGACGAAAATGACATTGAGCAACGGtagaaaagaaataattttaacaCAGCATAGAGAGCTCAAAACGGTCCACTGCTACGCTATTTCGAAACGGAAGATCATGGACTTAGGTCTTAGACAAACAATGCGTCAAGGTTGTCAGATGCTTGGTTTAAGCGACCCGAAAATTTGCTTCAAAGACTCTTCTtcgataaataataatcagaGTGGCCGACAAAGCAACACTTACCGGATTATGACCTAATAATCACCTCTGAAGCACTATGTGACGACATAAAGCCCAAAATTTGAGTCATTTCCCGGTTATGTGCCCTGGCAGTGTAATTACCTTAAACCTGCAGCAGGTGACGATGTGCTACAGTGAAACTTTTGACTATTAATTTTCCCAGCGAACAACTCATGTCCTGTAACTATCAACTTTCTTCAAAGCACAAAGAAAATTAGTGGGATTTGTATCTCGTTGGGGATATGTTAATTATCTTGTAATTTTGAGATTTCTCTCTAAAGCTTATGACTAACGCACGCTGCTTTTCATCTTCTGCCTGTTGACTACTGAGCCCCATATAATGATCAACATAAAAGTGATCATGATTCCGGATAAATAACAACACATAGCATTCTTAAAAGGCAACAGCAAAGTCGTAAATTTTACGAAAGCGTCTGACTCCCATAAACTTCAACTACATAACAACGCTACGCAGGCTCGCTTCCTTCCCGTAACGTGCATAGGTAGTAAACTGGCAACGGTTACCGTAAAGTGTCAACTAGTATTTACGAgggtaaatttaaaattttagtaggTCCACCCGTAATCTTTACGCCGTGTTAAGTTCAGTGCGTAAATAGCCACAAGAAAATCGAGATCCAGTTAACGTATTTACAAGCTGCGGGATAAAAGGGTTGAGACGATGAGTCAAAGACAACACACAAGCCGATAAAACTGATCGGAAAAACACGTTTTAaggaaattgaaatttttctcgATAACCCTACCCGCGTGAAAGTCGTAAATTTTGAGCTAAGTGACACGCTTAAATAGCTCCCATTAATTTTATGGCAGACCTTTTAAAGATATCGCAGAAACTCTCTAATTACCAGATTGACTTTTAGGCTAAGTTAAGACCTGCTGTTGCTTGTAACTAGTAACCTACACAAGGAACTAAAAAAGGGGcacaattttatgtttaagaAGGTAATGGCAGGTTTTTCAACGAAACCTTGACGATACTCTACTTAGTAGCCTACGTGTCAGCTACCTGAACGGTTCGAAACTGTTGTGAAGGTAGAAAAACAACCGTCGACTGACTGATGAGAAAATGCTCCACAAACGCTATGTTACTGTTACGTGCATTAAGCTAACAGCTCCTATCACAATGCATTAATCATGCGCAGTTTAACCAAAGAAATCCATCTAAAATCGATAGCTACTTCCAATTAGGCTTTTCTCTATATACAACAGAAATTATCGATCTAGATTTTGATCATTGATCTCCACCGCTGTTGCGCAACACTTAATCCATAAACTGACGGAAGACTTATAAATCCTCACTGACGCAATGCCTCTTTCCACTATCAATGCTACTGACTGCTAGCAAATGCATCCAGGGCAACCTTGATAGAACTTTGCTTTTGAGAGGTAGCATCAGCCAACCGTAGACAAGTGTTCCGAATGCGCGCGTCGAACCTTGGACGCACCTGCTGCCCTCAGGCAAAATGCCGCCGAcctttttttacttattttg
Encoded here:
- the LOC143471004 gene encoding uncharacterized protein LOC143471004, with the protein product MGVLKELSISNNFDVSRGALDDCYKPKEKQCHLNKRAKLLAKRQERHMTESENHHPSTLTSLGCIHDGVTHHESDVKSTSSRGSNDVELPCDVYDSNLENSDCYYDASLAQKCHKLLHQSGKASSSRILLFPEEEWARNAPGIQWSIKINRWWKRYCTVTEIRAGGRQSISAVGKIVQNRDGTLTILGRFKRNEYPDFRLHLTARVTKDDFEHGYVMTGALQLGDLKGQGSMEITHFAVMPRYQGKEE